A region from the Metopolophium dirhodum isolate CAU chromosome 9, ASM1992520v1, whole genome shotgun sequence genome encodes:
- the LOC132952387 gene encoding NADPH-dependent diflavin oxidoreductase 1 has protein sequence MDNSRRLLILYGSQTGCAQEVAERIWRESKWLHYSGPVIAIDDYPIDKLIFEKKIIFVCSTTGQGDQPDNMKTTWKFLLRKNLPSSSLTNVEFAVLGLGDSSYVKFNHVAKKLYRRLIQLGGKPLCDIGLADDQHDIGAFAVIDPWIDNLWNVLIEKHPLTDGLTPIDRNSLPPPKWNVHTSSSNIFIHTSDKLPNNDLLKPNSTIVTCLSNTKTTAENHFQDVRLLKFEHSENSIKYSPGDVLMVRPVNSETSVNNFFQLLNDNKNMELNPTTILNVTQCSNDMPIPYNLCKPFTLYQCAKYYWDLNIIPNRYTFQLLSYFTDNELEKEKLKEFTTPEGQDELYSYCNRPRRTILEVLADFPHATSKVSLEYLFEIFSPIRPRAFSIASAPSVHINEIHLLVAVVTYKTKLLAKRTGLCSTWLASLNIGDKIPVWIQKGSFQFPYSQSCNVIMIGPGTGVAPFRSFVHEAVANKCGNGKTLHLYFGARNRLGDFHCVNDWEKLVADEKLSLYTAFSRDQDHKIYVQHILEQNEEELFKLLSTKECYVFVAGNAKDMPTAVKNVFINILTKNKHLNTIDMMETKGFYQTETWS, from the exons atggACAACAGTCGTCGACTTCTCATATTGTACGGTAGTCAAACTGGATGCGCCCAGGAGGTTGCTGAAAGGATTTGGAGGGAATCAAAATG GTTGCATTATAGTGGACCTGTTATTGCAATTGATGACTATCCCattgacaaattaatttttgaaaaaaaaattatttttgtttgttcaaCTACTGGACAAGGTGATCAACCAGATAATAtgaaaactacttggaaatttctattaagaaaaaatttacCTTCTAGTTCCTTAACTAATGTTGA gtTTGCTGTTTTAGGTTTGGGAGATAGCTCATATGTAAAATTCAATCATGTTGCTAAAAAACTGTACAGAAGGCTTATACAATTAGGAGGAAAACCATTATGTGATATTGGGTTAGCTGATGACCAACATGATATCGGAGCATTTGCTGTTATTGATCCATGGATAGATAATTTGTGGAATGTATTAATTGAAAAACATCCACTTACAGATGGATTAACACCTATAGACCGAAATTCGTTACCGCCAccaaa gtgGAATGTACATACATcaagttcaaatattttcatcCATACAAGTGACAAGTTGCCTAATAATGACCTATTAAAACCAAATTCAACAATAGTCACTTGTTTATCAAACACAAAAACCACAGCTGAAAATCATTTccaa gATGTACGATTATTAAAGTTTGAACATTCAGAAaacagtattaaatattcaccCGGAGATGTTTTAATGGTTCGTCCAGTTAACTCTGAAACATCCGTGAACAATTTCTTTCAATTGCTGAATGATAATAAGAACATGGAACTAAATCCTACCACAATACTGAATGTGACACAATGCAGCAATGATATGCCTATACCGTATAATTTGTGCAAACCATTTACTTTATATCAATGTGCTAAATACTACTGggatttaaat ATTATAccaaataggtatacatttcaaTTGTTGTCATACTTCACGGATAATGAATTGGAAAAAGAAAAGCTGAAGGAATTCACCACTCCTGAAGGACAAGATGAACTATATAGCTATTGCAATCGCCCAAGAAGAACTATTCTAGAAGTATTGGCCGATTTTCCTCATGCAACATCTAAAGTATCTTTAGAATacctttttgaaattttttctcCGATACGTCCGAGAGCCTTTTCAATTGCTTCAGCACCTTct gtacacataaatgaaatacatttaCTTGTTGCTGTTGTTACATACAAGACAAAATTACTTGCTAAACGAACTGGCTTATGTTCTACATGGCTTGCTAGCTTAAACATTGGTGATAAAATTCCAGTTTGGATTCAGAAAGGATCTTTTCAGTTTCCATATAgtcaa tcgTGTAATGTTATAATGATTGGACCTGGTACTGGTGTAGCACCGTTTCGAAGTTTTGTGCATGAAGCTGTTGCTAATAAATGTGGTAACGGAAAaactttacatttatattttggtgCTAGAAATAGATTGGGTGATTTTCATTGTGTTAATGATTGGGAAAAACTAGTAGCAGATGAAAAACTATCATTGTATACTGCATTTTCGAGAGATCAAgatcataaaat TTATGTACAACACATTTTAGAACAAAACGAagaagaattatttaaattactttctaCTAAAGAATGTTATGTATTTGTTGCTGGAAATGCAAAAGACATGCCAActgcagttaaaaatgtatttataaatatacttacaaaaaataaacatttaaataccaTAGATATGATGGAAACTAAAGGATTTTATCAAACCGAAACATGGAGctag
- the LOC132952388 gene encoding isocitrate dehydrogenase [NAD] subunit beta, mitochondrial, which translates to MSILKNGMKLLMNRSAQNALGNKCLHTPSSLDAAKAVSVKSPIARAFASGEPNEDKFSNLPVERITCTLIPGDGVYPELMNSVQTVLKAIGAPIDFETILFSEVQHSSSAKVEDVIKSINRNRICLMGALMSPDVSYSGELQNLHMKLRKGLDLYSNVVHVVSWPGVASRHKNIDMVIIRELTEGEYSALEHESVDGVVECLKIVTASKSQRIAKFAFDYAIRNNRERVTCVHKANIMKLGDGLFLKSCSEIKQLYPGVNFEAMIVDNCTMQMVSNPQQFDILVMPNLYGNILDNLAAGLVGGAGVVASSSFSPECAVFEPGARHVFQTAVGKNIANPTAMLMCASKMLRHVNLQHYSESIRNAIREVLAAGKVRTRDLGGSSSTHEFTDAVIKAIV; encoded by the exons ATGTCGATTCTTAAAAATGGAATGAAACTACTGATGAACAGA TCAGCTCAAAATGCACTGGGAAATAAATGTCTCCACACTCCGTCGTCATTG GATGCCGCTAAAGCTGTTAGCGTCAAGTCACCGATTGCTAGGGCGTTTGCTTCTGGTGAACCAAATGAA gATAAGTTTTCCAACTTGCCAGTTGAACGAATTACTTGTACATTAATTCCTGGCGATGGAGTCTATCCTGAACTGATGAACTCCGTCCAAACAGTACTGAAAGCAATTGGAGCTCCTATTGATTTtgaaaccatattattttcagaaGTACAGCATTCTAGCAGTGCTAAAGTTGAAGATGTTATCAAATCAATCAATCGCAATAGAATTTGTTTGATG GGTGCCTTAATGAGTCCTGATGTTAGCTATTCTGGAGAACTTCAAAATTTACATATGAAACTCAGGAAAGGTTTAGATTTATATTCCAATGTTGTTCATGTAGTTTCATGGCCGGGAGTTGCTTCTAGACATAAAAATATAGACATGGTAATTATTCGTGAACTTACAGAAGGAGAATATTCAGCTCTCGAACATGAATCAGTCGAC gGTGTAGTTGagtgtttaaaaattgttactGCTTCAAAATCTCAAAGAATAGCTAAATTTGCTTTTGATTATGCTATTAGAAATAATCGTGAACGTGTTACGTGTGTTCATAAAGCCAACATTATGAAACTTGGAGatggtttgtttttaaaaagttgTTCAGAG ATCAAACAACTATATCCTGGTGTCAACTTTGAAGCTATGATTGTCGATAACTGTACTATGCAGATGGTATCTAATCCTCAACAATTTGATATTCTAGTCATGCCCAATTTATACGGCAACATATTAGATAACTTGGCGGCTGGTTTAGTAGGTGGAGCAGGTGTTGTTGCTAGCTCTTCATTCAGTCCTGAATGCGCTGTGTTTGAACCA GGTGCAAGACACGTATTCCAAACCGCCGTCGGTAAAAATATTGCTAATCCCACTGCGATGTTGATGTGTGCATCTAAAATGTTGAGACATGTTAATCTACAACATTACAGTGAATCCATCAGAAATGCAATTAGGGAAGTGCTTGCTGCAGGAAAA gtGAGAACGAGGGATTTAGGTGGTTCAAGCAGCACTCATGAATTTACTGATGCAGTTATAAAAgctattgtttaa
- the LOC132952691 gene encoding small ribosomal subunit protein uS19-like — translation MAENTAEVEHKAKRPFRKFTYRGVDLDQLLDIQGEQLIELLHSRARRRFSRGGLKRKESALVKKLRRAKKDAPPMEKPEAVKTHLRNMIIVPEMVGSIIGVYNGKVFNQIEIKPEMIGHYLGEFSVTYKPVKHGRPGIGATHSSRFIPLK, via the exons ATGGCTGAAAACACC GCAGAAGTTGAACACAAGGCTAAAAGGCCTTTCCGTAAATTCACATACCGTGGCGTTGACTTGGACCAGCTTTTGGACATCCAGGg aGAACAGTTGATCGAACTGTTGCACTCACGTGCTCGCAGGCGTTTCTCACGTGGTGGTCTTAAGCGTAAAGAGTCAGCTTTGGTGAAGAAATTGCGCCGAGCAAAGAAAGATGCTCCACCAATGGAAAAACCTGAAGCTGTGAAAACTCATCTTCGCAACATGATCATTGTTCCTGAAATGGTTGGCAGTATCATTGGTGTCTACAATGGAAAAGTTTTCAATCAAATTGAAATCAAG CCTGAAATGATTGGTCATTATTTGGGTGAATTCAGTGTGACATACAAACCAGTTAAACACGGAAGGCCTGGTATTGGTGCCACTCACAGCTCTAGGTTTATTCCATTGaagtaa